One Paraburkholderia dioscoreae DNA segment encodes these proteins:
- a CDS encoding YXWGXW repeat-containing protein — protein sequence MNKTFRLLLANAVLIAAGATAMASASAAEVVVIAPSAPPPVHYEAVPAPRVGYVWDRGHWRWDHGRYVWIGGHWQAARVGYHWVPGHWVAHGPHYRWVEGHWA from the coding sequence ATGAACAAGACCTTTCGTTTGCTGCTCGCCAACGCCGTATTGATCGCCGCTGGCGCAACCGCTATGGCATCCGCTTCTGCGGCGGAAGTCGTCGTGATCGCGCCGTCCGCGCCGCCGCCGGTGCACTACGAAGCGGTGCCCGCGCCGCGTGTCGGCTACGTGTGGGATCGCGGTCACTGGCGCTGGGATCATGGCCGCTATGTGTGGATAGGCGGTCACTGGCAGGCCGCGCGCGTGGGCTATCACTGGGTGCCGGGCCACTGGGTCGCGCACGGCCCGCACTACCGCTGGGTTGAAGGCCACTGGGCGTAA
- the waaC gene encoding lipopolysaccharide heptosyltransferase I: MKRVLIVKVTSLGDIVQALPVVADIKRAFPGVQVDWAADEAFAEVVHWSENVDRVLCAPLRRFKKARRWADFKSIWASIAELRAYRYDFIIDIQGVYKSAIIAFLARSSRRIGYQAPDLGERGAAFAYTGRFARRPQCNAWHGMRISAGEALGYEIEGPAVFKLRLPESTGLPFVSNGAPVAAFFHATSKDDKKWPVTHWVAIGRELTQRGFQLVLPWGSEGERIEAEQIAAQLPGATVLPKMSVTEIAQMIDACALVIGTDTGFVHLAHALQKRTVMIFVATPPAHYGIESPFRSISIGDGQSVPSVSAALAAIDYVHTEPHDVAVQHGSAAA; encoded by the coding sequence ATGAAGCGAGTCCTTATCGTCAAGGTCACTTCACTCGGCGATATCGTGCAGGCTTTGCCCGTCGTCGCCGATATCAAACGCGCGTTTCCCGGCGTTCAGGTGGATTGGGCCGCCGACGAAGCATTCGCCGAAGTAGTGCACTGGAGCGAGAACGTGGACCGCGTGCTATGCGCGCCGCTGCGCCGCTTCAAGAAGGCGCGCCGGTGGGCCGATTTCAAATCGATCTGGGCGTCGATCGCCGAACTGCGCGCCTACCGCTACGATTTCATCATCGACATTCAGGGCGTGTACAAAAGCGCGATCATCGCGTTTCTGGCGCGTTCGTCGCGGCGCATCGGCTATCAGGCTCCGGATCTCGGCGAACGCGGCGCCGCGTTCGCTTACACCGGGCGGTTCGCCCGGCGTCCGCAGTGCAATGCATGGCACGGCATGCGGATCAGTGCGGGCGAGGCGCTCGGCTACGAGATAGAAGGCCCGGCTGTGTTCAAACTGCGGCTGCCGGAGTCCACCGGGCTTCCGTTCGTCTCGAATGGCGCACCGGTCGCGGCGTTCTTTCACGCCACCTCGAAAGACGACAAGAAATGGCCGGTGACCCATTGGGTGGCGATCGGCCGCGAGTTGACGCAGCGCGGTTTTCAACTGGTGCTGCCGTGGGGCTCGGAAGGCGAGCGGATCGAAGCGGAGCAGATCGCGGCGCAGTTGCCGGGCGCGACGGTGCTGCCGAAAATGAGCGTGACCGAAATCGCGCAGATGATCGACGCGTGCGCCCTCGTGATCGGCACGGACACCGGCTTCGTCCATCTTGCGCACGCGCTGCAAAAGCGCACGGTGATGATCTTCGTGGCGACCCCGCCCGCGCATTACGGCATCGAATCGCCGTTCCGCTCCATCTCGATCGGTGACGGCCAGTCAGTGCCGTCCGTTAGCGCCGCGCTCGCGGCAATCGACTACGTTCACACCGAGCCGCATGACGTGGCCGTGCAACACGGTTCGGCCGCTGCCTGA
- the minD gene encoding septum site-determining protein MinD, which yields MAKIIVVTSGKGGVGKTTTSASFASALALRGSKTAVIDFDVGLRNLDLIMGCERRVVYDLINVIQGEANLNQALIKDKKCENLFILPASQTRDKDALTMEGVEKVINDLIAMDFEYIVCDSPAGIESGALLAMHFADEALIVTNPEVSSVRDSDRILGILSSKTKRAIEGKEPIKEHLLITRYNPKRVSEGEMLSLTDIQEILRIDLIGVIPESEAVLHASNQGLPAVHLDGTDVAEAYKDVVSRFLGEQKSLRFTDYQKPGLLQRLFGTK from the coding sequence ATGGCAAAAATCATTGTGGTGACTTCGGGCAAGGGTGGCGTGGGCAAGACGACCACGAGCGCGAGTTTTGCATCGGCCCTCGCTCTGCGTGGCAGCAAAACCGCCGTGATCGACTTCGACGTCGGCCTGCGTAACCTCGACCTCATCATGGGTTGTGAACGCCGCGTGGTGTACGACCTGATCAATGTGATCCAGGGTGAAGCGAATCTGAACCAGGCGCTCATCAAGGACAAGAAGTGCGAGAACCTGTTCATCCTGCCCGCGTCGCAAACGCGTGACAAGGACGCCCTCACCATGGAAGGCGTCGAGAAGGTCATCAACGACCTGATCGCGATGGATTTCGAATACATCGTCTGCGATTCGCCGGCCGGTATCGAATCGGGCGCGCTGCTCGCCATGCATTTCGCCGACGAAGCGCTGATCGTGACGAATCCGGAAGTCTCGTCGGTGCGCGACTCCGATCGTATCCTCGGCATTCTGTCGTCGAAGACCAAGCGCGCGATCGAAGGCAAGGAGCCGATCAAGGAACATCTGCTGATTACCCGCTACAACCCCAAGCGCGTCAGCGAAGGCGAAATGCTGTCGCTCACCGACATCCAGGAAATCCTGCGCATCGACCTGATCGGCGTGATTCCGGAATCGGAAGCGGTGCTGCACGCATCGAACCAGGGCTTGCCGGCGGTGCACCTGGACGGCACCGACGTGGCCGAAGCCTATAAAGACGTCGTGTCGCGTTTCCTCGGCGAGCAGAAATCGCTTCGCTTTACCGACTACCAGAAGCCCGGGCTGCTGCAGCGCCTCTTCGGCACCAAGTAA
- the minE gene encoding cell division topological specificity factor MinE: MSILSFLLGEKKKSASVAKERLQLIIAHERAGGHAPADYLPALQRELVAVISKYVKISHEDIRVSLERQDDLEVLEVKIEIPQA; encoded by the coding sequence ATGTCGATTCTTTCGTTTTTGCTGGGCGAGAAGAAGAAGTCCGCGTCGGTAGCGAAGGAACGCCTGCAGTTGATCATCGCGCATGAGCGCGCCGGCGGCCATGCGCCTGCCGATTACCTGCCTGCGTTGCAACGCGAACTGGTGGCCGTGATCTCGAAGTACGTGAAGATTTCCCATGAGGATATTCGCGTGAGCCTCGAACGTCAGGACGATCTCGAAGTGCTCGAGGTCAAGATCGAAATACCGCAGGCCTGA
- a CDS encoding chloride channel protein produces MFVPLTLRPSSLVRRARRLWRQYGVFWLGAIAVGLVAVLYARLIDWGYGEFRALQHEHVWAPLFITPAVGALAVWLTRKFFRGAEGSGIPQVIAILHSKPGAYGARLLSFPILLGKIAVSFLAILGGFTIGREGPTVQVGAALMFNLRRLYPRSNALIERQLVLAGAAAGLSAAFNTPLAGIVFAIEELTRSFEARTSGVLITAIIIAGVIALGLNGNYTYFGTIQIGAHFPNLMALAVLLTAVVTGLAGGAFGWLLLNTARWIPAPLRRLHGERPVAFAALCGLVIAVVGLISGGTTFGSGYAEARGLLDGHAQLSVFYPFMKMISMVGSYLPGIPGGIFAPSLSIGAGFGNLLHQVFGSMDLPMLIALGMVGYLAAVTQSPITSFVIVMEMINGHALVISLMATALISSRVSRLFAPPLYESLAARYMALLAQPAPAPVPVAPEVEAPAPAATQADDEPPAKDTHVDSGGAARQ; encoded by the coding sequence ATGTTCGTGCCACTCACGCTCCGTCCGTCCAGTCTCGTTCGCCGCGCGAGGCGGCTCTGGCGCCAATATGGCGTCTTCTGGCTCGGCGCGATCGCGGTCGGCCTCGTCGCGGTGCTGTACGCGCGGCTGATCGACTGGGGCTACGGCGAATTCCGCGCCCTTCAGCACGAGCATGTGTGGGCGCCCCTGTTCATCACGCCCGCGGTCGGAGCGCTCGCCGTCTGGCTCACGCGCAAATTCTTCCGCGGTGCCGAAGGCAGCGGCATTCCGCAGGTCATCGCTATCCTTCACTCGAAACCCGGCGCATACGGAGCGCGGCTGCTGTCGTTTCCCATTCTGCTGGGCAAGATCGCCGTGTCGTTTCTGGCGATTCTCGGCGGCTTCACGATCGGCCGCGAAGGTCCGACCGTGCAGGTCGGAGCCGCGTTGATGTTCAATCTGCGACGGCTCTATCCGCGCTCGAATGCATTGATCGAACGGCAACTGGTGCTGGCCGGCGCGGCGGCAGGTCTATCCGCCGCGTTCAACACGCCGCTCGCCGGCATCGTCTTCGCGATCGAGGAATTGACGCGCAGCTTCGAGGCACGCACGAGCGGCGTGCTGATTACGGCGATCATCATTGCCGGCGTGATCGCGCTCGGTTTGAACGGCAATTACACCTATTTCGGCACGATTCAGATCGGCGCGCACTTCCCCAATCTGATGGCGCTTGCCGTGCTGCTCACGGCGGTTGTCACCGGCCTTGCAGGCGGCGCGTTCGGCTGGCTGCTGCTGAATACCGCGCGCTGGATTCCGGCGCCGCTGCGTCGATTGCATGGCGAGCGGCCGGTCGCGTTCGCCGCGCTGTGCGGTTTGGTAATCGCGGTGGTCGGCCTGATTTCGGGCGGCACCACGTTCGGCAGCGGCTACGCGGAAGCCCGCGGATTGCTCGACGGGCATGCACAGTTGTCGGTGTTTTATCCGTTCATGAAAATGATCTCGATGGTCGGCTCATACCTGCCGGGCATTCCGGGCGGCATCTTCGCGCCGTCGCTGTCGATCGGCGCGGGCTTCGGCAATCTGCTGCATCAAGTGTTCGGCTCGATGGATTTACCAATGCTGATCGCGCTCGGCATGGTCGGCTATCTGGCCGCCGTCACGCAGTCGCCGATCACCTCGTTCGTAATCGTGATGGAAATGATCAACGGCCACGCGTTAGTGATCTCGCTGATGGCCACCGCGTTGATTTCGAGCCGCGTGTCGCGGCTGTTCGCGCCGCCGCTGTACGAGTCGCTGGCGGCGCGCTATATGGCGCTGCTGGCACAACCGGCGCCCGCGCCGGTGCCGGTTGCGCCCGAAGTCGAAGCGCCCGCGCCGGCCGCGACGCAAGCCGATGATGAGCCGCCCGCCAAAGACACACACGTAGACAGCGGCGGCGCAGCGCGTCAGTAG
- a CDS encoding GNAT family N-acetyltransferase: protein MSPSLTVRRIAADQGAVFRELRTASLREAPYAFGATLEDALSADAASFDATAADHAVSFTVTTFILYTEGHPAGLIEAHFEHTAARRAFVCELWVAPAVRHLRGGELLVDSAAAWLANEGATEVYAWVADANRNAMRFYEALGFGPTGEHRRVARAPDQAESLLVRHVPTTSQVFQQ, encoded by the coding sequence ATGAGTCCGTCATTGACCGTTCGCCGTATCGCCGCTGATCAGGGCGCCGTTTTCCGCGAACTCCGTACTGCGTCGCTGCGGGAGGCACCCTATGCCTTCGGCGCCACGCTTGAGGACGCGTTGTCGGCCGACGCCGCCAGTTTCGACGCCACCGCCGCGGATCATGCGGTTTCCTTCACTGTTACCACCTTCATTCTTTACACCGAAGGTCATCCGGCAGGGTTGATCGAAGCGCATTTCGAACACACCGCCGCGCGCCGCGCATTCGTTTGCGAGCTGTGGGTGGCGCCGGCCGTGCGTCATCTGCGGGGTGGCGAGTTGCTGGTCGATTCGGCCGCTGCGTGGCTCGCGAATGAAGGCGCCACGGAAGTCTACGCGTGGGTCGCCGACGCCAATCGCAACGCCATGCGCTTCTATGAGGCGCTCGGCTTCGGGCCGACCGGCGAACATCGGCGCGTCGCGCGTGCACCGGACCAGGCGGAAAGTCTGCTGGTGCGCCACGTGCCGACCACGTCGCAGGTGTTTCAGCAGTGA
- a CDS encoding SAM-dependent methyltransferase, which translates to MALSRTLSGHQAAPASGRLFLSLLERIQVGHLILTTPDGQQRVFGDPHAAPGARLEMHDWRACGAILRKGDIGFADAWRAFWVDTPDLAALLRVAIRNERALQRTVYGGWLAQLWYGLRHKLRPNTRSGSRRNIHAHYDIGNAFYAQWLDPTFTYSSAVFDGNLHQSLEDAQHAKYQRIVDALGLREGMHILEIGCGWGGFAMHAARLGIHVHGVTISPAQFESGQQRVREAGLGDRVKLELRDYRTLTGQYDGIVSIEMFEAVGEKFWPTYFRILRERLRPGARALVQTITIDDSHFAAYRATSDFIREFIFPGGMLPSPQRFGLAARRAGLVACASLAFGRDYAETLRRWRDAFEAQLETIRTQGFDEIFVRTWRLYLTYCEAGFDERRTDVMQFVLSKAD; encoded by the coding sequence ATGGCGCTTTCAAGAACCCTGAGCGGGCACCAGGCCGCCCCCGCGTCAGGCCGTCTGTTCCTCTCCTTGCTCGAGCGGATTCAGGTAGGGCATCTGATCCTGACCACACCGGACGGCCAACAGCGCGTATTCGGCGATCCCCACGCAGCGCCCGGCGCGCGCCTGGAAATGCATGACTGGCGCGCGTGCGGCGCGATTTTGCGCAAAGGCGATATCGGTTTCGCAGACGCGTGGCGCGCCTTCTGGGTCGATACGCCCGACCTGGCCGCGCTACTGCGCGTCGCGATCCGCAACGAGCGCGCTTTGCAACGCACGGTGTATGGCGGCTGGCTCGCGCAACTTTGGTACGGGCTGCGCCACAAGCTGAGGCCGAACACGCGTTCGGGCAGCCGGCGCAATATTCACGCGCACTACGACATTGGCAACGCGTTTTACGCGCAGTGGCTCGACCCGACCTTCACCTATTCGAGCGCCGTGTTCGACGGCAATTTGCATCAATCGCTCGAAGACGCGCAGCACGCGAAATATCAACGGATCGTCGATGCGCTCGGTTTGCGCGAAGGCATGCACATTCTGGAAATCGGCTGCGGGTGGGGCGGTTTTGCGATGCACGCGGCACGCCTCGGCATCCACGTGCACGGCGTGACGATCTCGCCGGCGCAGTTCGAATCCGGGCAGCAGCGTGTGCGCGAAGCGGGTCTGGGCGACCGCGTGAAACTCGAACTGCGCGACTATCGCACCTTGACCGGTCAGTACGATGGCATCGTATCGATCGAAATGTTCGAGGCAGTCGGCGAAAAGTTCTGGCCGACCTACTTCCGCATTCTGCGCGAACGTCTGCGGCCGGGCGCGCGCGCGCTGGTGCAAACCATCACGATCGACGACTCGCATTTTGCCGCGTATCGCGCGACGAGCGATTTCATTCGCGAGTTCATCTTTCCGGGCGGCATGTTGCCGAGTCCGCAGCGCTTCGGCCTGGCGGCGCGGCGTGCCGGACTCGTTGCTTGCGCGTCGCTCGCATTCGGCCGCGATTACGCGGAAACCTTGCGCCGCTGGCGCGACGCATTCGAAGCGCAACTCGAGACGATCCGCACGCAAGGGTTCGACGAGATTTTTGTGCGCACCTGGCGGCTGTATCTGACGTATTGCGAAGCCGGTTTCGACGAACGACGTACTGACGTGATGCAGTTCGTCCTTTCGAAAGCGGACTGA
- a CDS encoding DUF1365 domain-containing protein, whose amino-acid sequence MKPPSDSRNSTCTCTDPAAWLLTGKVMHERLRPKHHRFTYPVFYVRCDLDRLTALDSGWFGIDRWRPLGLHQRDHGPRDGSDLATWMRAQLSQAGVEEANGRIWLQAFPRVFGYAFNPVSFWFCHDREGRLRALLAEVRNTFGERHSYLLSADGNAPITADTRLMCRKVLHVSPFCRVEGGYTFRIKESLNSASVSIDYHDADGLLLRTALGGRLTPLTRATALAALLRQPLLTVGVVTRIHWQALRLALRNAPFYGKNPAPGQTADASADPTATGQPTSAARPVSPD is encoded by the coding sequence ATGAAACCGCCGAGCGACAGCCGCAACAGCACCTGCACCTGCACCGATCCGGCCGCCTGGCTTCTGACCGGCAAGGTGATGCACGAGCGTCTGCGGCCGAAGCATCATCGCTTCACCTACCCGGTGTTTTACGTGCGTTGCGACCTGGATAGGCTGACCGCGCTCGATAGCGGCTGGTTCGGCATAGACCGTTGGCGGCCGCTTGGTCTGCATCAGCGTGACCACGGTCCGCGCGACGGCAGCGACCTTGCCACATGGATGCGCGCGCAACTATCGCAAGCCGGTGTTGAAGAAGCGAACGGCCGGATCTGGTTGCAAGCTTTCCCGCGCGTATTCGGCTATGCGTTCAATCCGGTCAGCTTCTGGTTTTGTCATGATCGCGAAGGCCGGTTGCGCGCGCTGCTGGCCGAAGTGCGCAACACATTCGGCGAGCGCCACAGTTATCTGCTGAGTGCGGACGGCAACGCACCGATCACTGCGGACACGCGGCTCATGTGCCGCAAAGTGCTGCACGTGTCGCCGTTTTGTCGCGTGGAGGGCGGCTACACCTTCCGCATCAAGGAATCGCTCAACAGCGCGTCGGTCTCGATCGACTATCACGACGCGGACGGCCTGTTGCTGCGCACCGCATTGGGCGGCCGTTTGACGCCGCTAACGCGCGCGACCGCGCTCGCCGCGCTGCTGCGCCAGCCGCTGCTGACGGTTGGTGTCGTCACGAGAATTCACTGGCAGGCCCTGCGACTTGCTCTCAGGAACGCGCCGTTTTACGGCAAGAACCCCGCACCGGGTCAGACCGCCGACGCATCCGCCGACCCTACCGCAACGGGCCAACCAACCTCCGCCGCTCGCCCCGTTTCGCCCGATTGA
- the map gene encoding type I methionyl aminopeptidase: MAITYKTPDDIARLRISGRLAADVLAMIGEHIKAGVSTEELDTLCNDYIVNTQKSIPANVGYLGFPKTICTSVNSVVCHGIPNRGEVLKDGDIINIDVAIIKDGYFGDTSRMYCVGQPSTVARQLIDTTYEAMLAGIREVKPGATLGDVGHAIQKIAQRDGFSIVRDYCGHGIGKVYHEEPQVLHYGQPGQGIRLKPGMVFTIEPMINAGRAGTTVLRDGWTVVTKDRSLSAQWEHMVAVTDDGYELLTPWPDGTGSYEAP, from the coding sequence ATGGCCATTACCTACAAGACTCCCGACGACATCGCCAGGCTGCGCATTTCGGGCCGCCTCGCGGCCGACGTGCTGGCGATGATCGGCGAGCATATCAAGGCCGGTGTCTCCACTGAAGAGCTGGACACACTGTGCAACGACTACATTGTCAATACGCAAAAGTCGATTCCGGCAAATGTCGGCTATTTGGGATTTCCGAAGACTATCTGCACCTCGGTCAACTCGGTGGTGTGCCACGGCATCCCCAATCGCGGCGAAGTCCTGAAAGACGGCGACATCATCAATATCGACGTCGCGATCATCAAGGACGGCTATTTCGGCGACACGAGCCGCATGTATTGCGTCGGCCAGCCGAGCACGGTGGCGCGCCAGCTGATCGACACGACTTATGAGGCGATGCTCGCGGGCATCCGCGAAGTGAAGCCGGGCGCCACGCTCGGCGACGTGGGTCATGCGATCCAGAAGATCGCGCAGCGCGACGGCTTCTCGATTGTGCGCGACTATTGTGGGCACGGCATCGGCAAGGTCTACCACGAGGAGCCGCAGGTGCTGCATTACGGCCAGCCGGGGCAGGGCATACGCCTGAAGCCGGGCATGGTCTTCACGATCGAGCCGATGATCAACGCCGGCCGCGCCGGCACCACGGTGTTGCGCGACGGCTGGACCGTGGTCACCAAAGACCGCTCGCTGTCGGCGCAATGGGAACACATGGTCGCCGTCACCGACGACGGCTATGAGCTGCTGACGCCGTGGCCGGACGGCACCGGCAGCTACGAAGCGCCTTGA
- a CDS encoding NAD(P)/FAD-dependent oxidoreductase, with protein MPHSAPTSPLPRGSRVAVIGAGISGLASAYLLTRNHRVTLFESAGYLGGHTNTVDVTLDGHSHPVDTGFLVFNDRTYPNLIALLAELGVRSHPSDMTFSVSLDAGRLEWAGSSLNTVFAQRRNLFSPTFIGMLRDIVRFNGGAQRNLELAIQTRASMGELLTEGGYGGAFQRQYLLPMAAAIWSSATADILAFPAATFLRFCLNHALLQVNRRPQWKTVAGGGREYVRQIAGTLGDVRIGTAVRGVRRDADGVDVFTDGGTERFDALVLATHAPTTLRLLEDADQDERGVLAAVRYQPNVAVLHTDTNLLPRRQRVWSAWNYLGSRSVDGTHPVCVSYLVNQLQPLPFSTPLVVTLNPVTQPVPGAELRRFVYDHPLFDLAAIDAQHRLPSLQGKRRTWFAGAWTGYGFHEDGLKSALRVAADFDASPAWARL; from the coding sequence CCCATTCCGCACCGACCTCACCACTGCCGCGCGGCTCGCGGGTCGCGGTCATCGGCGCCGGTATCTCGGGTTTGGCTAGCGCCTATCTGCTCACGCGCAATCATCGTGTCACGCTGTTCGAATCGGCCGGCTATCTGGGCGGCCACACCAACACCGTGGACGTCACGCTCGATGGCCACAGCCATCCGGTCGACACCGGCTTCCTGGTGTTCAACGACCGCACCTATCCGAACCTGATCGCGCTGCTCGCCGAACTGGGCGTCCGGTCGCATCCGAGCGACATGACCTTCTCGGTTTCGCTCGACGCGGGCCGCCTCGAATGGGCCGGCAGCAGTCTGAACACGGTGTTCGCGCAGCGTCGCAACCTGTTTTCGCCGACCTTCATCGGCATGCTGCGCGACATCGTGCGCTTTAACGGCGGCGCGCAACGCAACCTCGAACTGGCGATTCAAACGCGTGCGTCGATGGGCGAGTTGCTGACCGAAGGCGGCTACGGAGGCGCCTTCCAGCGGCAGTATTTGCTGCCGATGGCCGCCGCGATCTGGTCGAGCGCCACCGCCGACATCCTCGCGTTCCCGGCCGCGACGTTCCTGCGCTTCTGTCTGAACCATGCGCTGTTGCAGGTGAACCGCCGGCCGCAGTGGAAGACCGTGGCAGGCGGTGGCCGGGAATACGTGAGGCAGATAGCGGGCACGCTCGGCGATGTCCGCATCGGCACGGCGGTCCGCGGCGTGCGGCGCGACGCCGACGGCGTCGACGTGTTCACCGACGGCGGCACCGAGCGCTTCGACGCGCTGGTGCTCGCCACGCACGCGCCGACCACGCTGCGTCTGCTGGAAGACGCCGATCAGGACGAGCGCGGCGTACTCGCCGCCGTGCGCTATCAACCGAACGTCGCCGTGCTGCATACGGATACCAATCTGCTGCCGCGTCGGCAGCGCGTGTGGTCGGCGTGGAATTACCTGGGCAGCCGAAGTGTCGACGGCACGCATCCGGTGTGCGTCAGCTATCTGGTCAATCAGTTGCAGCCGCTGCCGTTCAGCACGCCGCTCGTCGTCACGCTCAACCCGGTGACCCAGCCGGTGCCGGGCGCCGAATTGCGCCGCTTCGTGTACGACCATCCGCTGTTCGATCTGGCCGCTATCGACGCGCAGCACCGTCTGCCTTCGCTGCAGGGCAAGCGCCGCACTTGGTTCGCGGGCGCGTGGACGGGCTACGGCTTCCACGAGGACGGTCTGAAATCGGCGCTGCGCGTGGCCGCGGATTTCGACGCGTCGCCGGCATGGGCCAGGCTATGA
- the minC gene encoding septum site-determining protein MinC: protein MSPKKSPFFELRSGSVDTLLFVVKTTDLDAMRAELTRRFEATPEFFANDVVAIDVRRLAGNERVPLADIAQLLDSVRMRPVGVVANAQQAWAAESALPLLEARDRRGAAARSADEDSASATAPAVTAATATPPADLFEAALVTPESGTPATAAAVEPAPAAEPVRLATSSQTMVVDKPLRSGQRIYAKGDLVVLGLVSYGAEVIAEGNIHIYAPLRGRALAGVQGNHDARIFCTCLEPELISIAGIYRTTENPLPADVLGKPVQIWLEEEKLMIEPLRLT, encoded by the coding sequence ATGTCGCCCAAGAAATCGCCCTTTTTCGAACTTCGCAGCGGCTCTGTCGACACCCTCCTGTTCGTGGTCAAGACAACCGACCTCGACGCCATGCGTGCCGAACTGACCCGGCGCTTCGAGGCGACTCCCGAGTTTTTCGCTAACGACGTCGTCGCGATCGACGTGCGGCGCCTCGCCGGGAACGAACGCGTGCCGCTCGCCGACATCGCGCAACTGCTCGACAGCGTGCGCATGCGACCGGTCGGCGTGGTCGCCAACGCGCAGCAGGCGTGGGCGGCGGAGTCAGCTTTGCCGCTGCTCGAAGCGCGCGACCGCCGTGGCGCCGCCGCTAGATCTGCGGATGAAGACAGCGCCTCCGCCACGGCGCCGGCTGTCACCGCCGCGACGGCCACGCCGCCGGCCGATCTGTTCGAAGCGGCCTTGGTCACGCCGGAAAGCGGCACGCCGGCCACGGCCGCCGCCGTCGAGCCTGCGCCGGCCGCGGAGCCGGTGCGTCTTGCCACCTCGTCGCAAACCATGGTGGTCGACAAGCCGTTGCGCTCCGGTCAGCGCATTTACGCCAAGGGCGACCTGGTCGTGCTCGGCCTCGTGAGCTACGGTGCGGAAGTGATCGCGGAAGGCAACATCCATATTTACGCGCCGCTGCGCGGCCGGGCGCTGGCCGGCGTGCAGGGCAATCACGACGCGCGCATTTTCTGTACGTGTCTCGAGCCGGAACTCATCTCGATCGCAGGCATCTATCGAACGACCGAGAACCCGCTGCCGGCCGACGTGCTCGGCAAGCCGGTGCAGATCTGGCTCGAAGAAGAAAAGTTGATGATCGAACCACTGCGGCTCACCTGA